In Deinococcus fonticola, a genomic segment contains:
- a CDS encoding NAD(P)/FAD-dependent oxidoreductase, which produces MKTLILGAGYAGLATATKMKPTPDLEVLLVERNPYHTFETRLHEAAAHNTRVTLPIEPLLRGTGVNFEQASVDSIDVDAREVTLKDGRVLTYDTLVVGLGSVTNFYRIPGLSDHATELKDVSDADEIFNYVNRIYSAGYSGNRDIVVGGAGLTGVELVTELAQRAQVLSRTRGLPPFNIYLVEAGPKILPVLDDALRARAERTLHDYGIHVLTGHRLMEASAEGVTVQTADGEQKQLQAGKIIWTGGIQARDIVKGERLEKGPGGRIAVDDYLRAKGYPDVFVVGDMALAHDQGGKPVPTTAQHAGQQGRLTGKNIRHMVRGRELEKYEPNTMGEFVSLGGLMAVGWMKLPWNQKLAMTGGMAHVMKKASEWKWRSSID; this is translated from the coding sequence ATGAAAACCCTGATCCTCGGCGCAGGCTACGCTGGCCTGGCCACCGCCACCAAAATGAAACCCACCCCCGACCTGGAAGTCCTGCTGGTCGAACGCAACCCCTACCACACCTTCGAAACGCGCCTGCACGAGGCCGCCGCCCACAACACCCGCGTCACCCTGCCGATAGAGCCGCTGCTGCGCGGCACCGGGGTCAATTTCGAGCAGGCCAGCGTGGACAGCATCGACGTGGACGCGCGTGAAGTGACCCTCAAGGATGGCCGGGTGCTGACCTACGACACGCTGGTGGTCGGCCTGGGCAGCGTCACGAACTTCTACCGCATCCCCGGCCTGAGCGACCACGCCACCGAACTGAAGGACGTATCCGACGCCGACGAGATCTTCAACTACGTGAACCGCATCTACAGCGCCGGGTACAGCGGTAACCGCGACATCGTGGTGGGCGGCGCGGGCCTGACCGGCGTGGAACTGGTCACCGAACTCGCGCAGCGTGCGCAGGTGCTGAGCAGGACACGCGGCCTGCCGCCCTTCAACATTTATCTGGTGGAAGCCGGCCCCAAAATCCTGCCAGTCCTCGACGACGCCCTGCGCGCCCGCGCCGAACGTACCCTGCACGACTACGGCATTCACGTCCTGACCGGCCACCGCCTGATGGAGGCCAGTGCCGAGGGCGTCACGGTGCAGACCGCTGACGGCGAGCAAAAACAGCTTCAGGCCGGGAAGATCATCTGGACGGGCGGCATTCAGGCCCGCGACATCGTCAAAGGTGAGCGGCTGGAGAAAGGCCCCGGCGGACGCATCGCCGTGGACGATTACCTGCGGGCCAAAGGGTACCCCGACGTGTTCGTGGTGGGCGACATGGCCCTGGCCCATGACCAGGGCGGTAAACCCGTGCCCACCACCGCCCAGCACGCCGGTCAGCAAGGTCGCCTGACGGGCAAGAACATCCGCCATATGGTCAGAGGCCGCGAACTGGAGAAGTACGAACCCAACACTATGGGCGAATTCGTCAGCCTGGGGGGACTGATGGCCGTCGGCTGGATGAAACTTCCCTGGAACCAGAAGCTCGCCATGACCGGCGGTATGGCCCACGTCATGAAGAAAGCCAGCGAATGGAAGTGGCGCAGCAGCATCGACTGA
- a CDS encoding uridine kinase gives MSPTPARLALLATIAERLLGQPPSPVLKVAIDGVDGAGKTTFADELAATLSKRGQQVIRASIDGFHSPREMRYRLGRHSPEGFYRDSYNLDALKRELLEPLSPGGSLRYLTRIFDVNSDHTIHDKPAHAQGSEILLLDGLFLHRPELRSFWDDSIFLKVDFVISVPRGAARGPGFGSADPYAESNRRYVQGNRLYFAEASPEDRAGIVVNNNDLHAPYIEKITPGN, from the coding sequence ATGTCCCCCACACCTGCCCGCCTGGCCCTGCTGGCAACCATCGCTGAAAGGTTGCTGGGCCAGCCGCCCTCCCCTGTGCTGAAGGTCGCCATCGATGGTGTGGACGGCGCCGGCAAAACCACCTTCGCGGACGAACTGGCCGCCACCCTGAGCAAGCGCGGTCAGCAGGTCATCCGGGCCAGCATCGACGGTTTTCACTCCCCGCGCGAAATGCGTTACCGGCTGGGCCGCCACTCGCCGGAAGGGTTCTACCGAGACTCGTACAACCTGGACGCCCTGAAAAGAGAACTGCTGGAACCGCTCAGTCCAGGCGGCTCACTGCGTTACCTGACGCGGATCTTTGACGTGAATAGCGACCACACCATCCACGACAAACCCGCACACGCGCAAGGGAGTGAAATTCTACTCCTGGACGGACTTTTTCTGCACCGCCCGGAACTGCGATCCTTCTGGGACGACTCGATTTTCCTGAAGGTGGATTTCGTCATTTCCGTGCCACGCGGCGCAGCTCGCGGCCCCGGTTTCGGCTCCGCTGATCCTTACGCCGAGAGCAACCGGCGGTACGTGCAGGGCAACCGGCTGTACTTTGCCGAGGCCAGCCCGGAAGACCGTGCCGGGATCGTCGTGAACAACAACGACCTGCACGCCCCGTATATCGAGAAAATCACACCAGGAAACTAA
- a CDS encoding (2Fe-2S)-binding protein, producing the protein MNVTVNVNGKPYTRDVEPRTLLVHFLREELGLTGTHVGCDTSQCGACTVHLGGNAVKSCTVLAVQCDGMDVKTIEGMGTPAELHPLQTGFWEEHGLQCGFCTPGMIMASAELLKHNPHPTEEEIRYHLEGNYCRCTGYHNIVKAVQHAAKLMKGDGTGQAADD; encoded by the coding sequence ATGAACGTCACTGTCAACGTGAACGGCAAACCCTACACCCGCGACGTGGAACCACGAACGCTCCTCGTCCATTTCCTCAGGGAAGAGCTGGGCCTGACCGGCACGCACGTCGGGTGCGACACCAGCCAGTGTGGCGCCTGCACCGTCCACCTGGGCGGAAACGCCGTGAAAAGTTGCACTGTCCTGGCTGTGCAGTGCGACGGCATGGACGTGAAGACCATCGAGGGCATGGGCACCCCCGCCGAGCTGCACCCCTTGCAAACCGGTTTCTGGGAGGAACACGGCCTGCAGTGCGGCTTCTGCACGCCTGGCATGATCATGGCCAGCGCCGAACTCCTCAAGCACAACCCCCACCCCACCGAAGAAGAAATCCGTTACCACCTGGAAGGCAACTACTGCCGTTGCACCGGCTACCACAACATCGTCAAAGCCGTGCAGCACGCCGCGAAGCTGATGAAGGGTGACGGGACAGGCCAGGCCGCAGACGACTGA
- a CDS encoding NUDIX domain-containing protein, with protein MPETPAHLNWTELQPDDALPVQVLSSRELTAGKRTVRTDRVRMPSGHEFEELYRPRGPKAVFVLPVTAAGEVVLLREYRHPVRAFVTGTVAGTLEEGEEPFAAAQRELLEEAGGTAGEWVALPAFYPNASFSGAVYFAFIAFGVQLGENRLMPDETIERMVLPLAEAYRRLRAGEIHDAPGSLVMWHALAELQRRGLL; from the coding sequence ATGCCTGAAACGCCCGCCCACCTGAACTGGACTGAATTGCAGCCGGACGACGCGCTGCCCGTGCAGGTGCTCTCCTCGCGCGAGTTGACGGCGGGGAAGCGCACGGTCAGGACAGACCGCGTGCGGATGCCGTCCGGTCATGAATTCGAGGAACTGTACCGTCCACGCGGCCCGAAAGCCGTTTTCGTCCTCCCGGTCACTGCGGCGGGCGAGGTCGTCTTGCTGCGCGAGTACCGCCACCCGGTCAGGGCGTTCGTCACGGGAACGGTGGCGGGCACCCTTGAGGAAGGTGAGGAACCCTTCGCGGCGGCCCAGCGCGAACTGCTGGAGGAGGCGGGCGGCACGGCGGGCGAGTGGGTGGCCCTGCCCGCCTTCTACCCGAACGCCAGTTTCAGCGGCGCGGTGTACTTCGCTTTCATCGCGTTCGGTGTGCAACTGGGCGAAAACCGACTGATGCCGGACGAGACTATCGAGCGCATGGTTTTGCCGCTGGCGGAAGCGTACCGGAGGCTGCGGGCGGGTGAGATTCACGACGCGCCGGGCAGTCTGGTGATGTGGCACGCCCTGGCGGAATTGCAGCGGCGGGGGCTGCTTTAG